CCGTCATCGACCAGAGGAGATGAGTTTCATGTTCGCACGCATTGTTGCAATGACGAGCGACCCGAACCAGCGGGACAAGACGACCGAGATGGTCGGCTCCGTCGCCTAATCACCCGGGGTCCCTGGATGTATCCGTTTGAACGCTTCACGGAGCGAGCGAAGAAGGTCCTGACGTTGGCCCAGGAAGAGGCCGAGCGCTCGCACCATTCCTACATCGGCACCGAGCACCTGCTTCTGGGACTGCTGCGGGAAGGCGAGGGGCTGGCCGCCAAGGTCCTGAACAACCTGGGCGTCGAGATCAACAAGGTCCGCGCCACCATCGAGTCGGTGCTGGGCCGCAACGAACGCAGCATCGTCCAGCAGATCGTCCCGACTTCGCGGGTGAAGAAGGTGATCGAGATCTCCTTCGAGGAAGCCCGCCGGATGGGCAACAACTACATCGGCACCGAGCACCTGCTGCTCGGACTGCTGATGGAAGGTGAGGGGATCGCCGCCCATGTCCTCGAGGACCTGGGCGCCAACCTGGAAAAGACCCGCGGCGAGATTGATCGCCTGCTCAATGAGAGCGGCCCGAACGAGGAAGCAACCACCGCCAAGAAGCCCTCGAAAACACCGCTGCTCGACCAATTCTGCCGTGACCTGACGGACCTGGCCGCCAAGAACACCCTGGATCCGGTCATTGGCCGCGAGACCGAGATCGAGCGGGTGGTCCAGATCCTGTCGCGGCGCACCAAGAACAACCCCGCCCTCATCGGGGAGCCCGGCGTTGGCAAGACCGCCATTGCGGAGGGCCTGGCGCAGCAGATCGTCCTGGGCAATATCCCCGAGTCGCTTCGCGGCAAGCGCGTGCTCACCCTCGACATGGGCGCTTTGGTCGCGGGCACCAAGTACCGCGGCGAGTTCGAGGAGCGCCTCAAGAGGATGCTCGACGAGATCCGTTCGAGCGGTGAGGTCGTGCTGTTCATCGACGAGCTGCACACCCTGGTCGGCGCCGGTGCCGCCGAAGGTGCGATCGACGCCGCCAACATCCTCAAGCCGGCGCTGGCCCGCGGCGAGATCCAATGCATCGGCGCGACCACGCTCAATGAGTACCGCAAGTACATCGAAAAGGACGCGGCGCTGGAGCGCCGCTTCCAGCCAGTCTTCGTCGATGAGCCATCGCTGATCGAGACCATCTCGATCCTGCACGGCTTGAAGAGCCTTTACGAGAAGCACCACCGGGTCACGGTCACCGACAAGGCGATCAAGGCCGCGGCCGAGCTCTCGGTGCGCTACGTCTCCGACCGGTCGTTGCCGGACAAGGCGATCGACCTGATGGACGAGGCTTCAGCGCGCGTGCGCATGAAGCTGACCACCACCCCGCCCGAGATGAAGACCATGCAGAAAGAGATCCGCGACCTTCAGATCAAGAAGGAAGACGCGATCGTCAACCAGGACTACGAGACGGCGGCTTCCTTCCGCGACAAGGAGAAGAAGCTCAAGGACAAGTACGTCAAGGAAGAGTTGGAGTGGCGCGACAAGCTCGGCGCGACGGTTCCCGAGGTCAACGAGGAGCACATCGCCGAGATCGTCAGCGCCTGGACCGGCGTGCCCGTTTCCCGGCTGGTCGAGGAGGAGTCCGCCCGCCTGCTCCGTATGGAAGACGAAATCCACGCCAGGCTGATCGGCCAGGACGACGCCGTCAAGCTGATCTCCCAGGCAGTGCGTCGCGCGCGGGCCGGCCTCAAGGACGCACGGCGTCCGATCGGTTCGTTCATTTTCCTTGGACCGACCGGGGTTGGGAAGACCGAGCTCGCCCGGCAGCTGGCCCGGTTCCTCTTCGACAACGAGGATGCCATCGTCCGCCTCGATATGTCGGAGTTCATGGAACGGCACACGACCGCGCGGCTGGTCGGCTCGCCGCCCGGCTACGTCGGCTACGACGAGGGCGGTCAGCTGACCGAGGCGATCCGTCGCCGGCCCTACTCGGTGGTCCTGTTCGATGAGATCGAAAAGGCGCATCCGGAAGTCTTCAACATGCTGCTCCAGATCCTGGAGGACGGCCGGCTTGCCGACGCCAAAGGCAAGCAGGTCAACTTCGCGAACACGATCGTGATCATGACTTCGAACATCGGTGTCTCGAACCTGCAGCAGGCGACGACCTCGATGGGCTTCCAGCCGGCGATGCCGAGCACCAGCCAGGAAGAGAAAGAGCACGGCAAGATGCGCGAGAAGATCATGGACGAGCTGAAGAAGACCTTCCGGCCCGAATTCTTGAACCGGGTGGATGCGGTGGTCGTCTTCAAGGCACTCTCGCCCGCCGAGATGCGGCAGATCGTCGATCTGCTGGTCATCAAGGTGGCGCAGCGCCTCGAGGAGCACGAGATGAAGCTCGAGGTCACGAGCGAGGCCAAGGATTTCCTGGCCAAGGAAGGCTACGACAAGCTCTACGGCGCCCGCCCGCTGCGCCGCGTGATCCAGCGCCTGATCGAAGACCCACTGTCCGAGACGCTGCTCACCACCAAGTTCGGCGCCGGCGACTCGGTCCTCGTGGAGATCGCTGAAGGCCAGATCAAGCTGACGCCGATCATCACGCCGCGCGAGCCGAAGGCCGAGAAGCCGGAAAAGCCCGAGAAGCCGCCGAAGGAACCTGTTGGCGGCAAGGGCACTGGTGAAAGCTAAGGCGATCAATGAACGAGCGCGAGAACCGGCGGCATACGCGCTGTTCCTTCTGCGGTAAGGACCAGTCACAGGTCCGAAAGTTGGTCGCGGGACCGGGGGTCTATATCTGTGACCTCTGCATCCCCCTCTGCCGGGAGGTCCTGGAGGAAGACAACAAGACCACCTCGCAGAAGCGGACCAAGGGTGGCCTCATCCCGAACCCCAAGACCATCTGTGCCGGCCTTGACCAGTATGTGGTCGGCCAGGACAACGCCAAACGTGTCCTATCCGTCGCGGTCTACAACCACTACAAGCGCATCGCCCATGGCAAGATGGCCGGCGACGTCGAGTTGCAGAAGTCGAACGTCCTGCTCGTCG
Above is a window of Candidatus Dormiibacterota bacterium DNA encoding:
- a CDS encoding ATP-dependent Clp protease ATP-binding subunit encodes the protein MYPFERFTERAKKVLTLAQEEAERSHHSYIGTEHLLLGLLREGEGLAAKVLNNLGVEINKVRATIESVLGRNERSIVQQIVPTSRVKKVIEISFEEARRMGNNYIGTEHLLLGLLMEGEGIAAHVLEDLGANLEKTRGEIDRLLNESGPNEEATTAKKPSKTPLLDQFCRDLTDLAAKNTLDPVIGRETEIERVVQILSRRTKNNPALIGEPGVGKTAIAEGLAQQIVLGNIPESLRGKRVLTLDMGALVAGTKYRGEFEERLKRMLDEIRSSGEVVLFIDELHTLVGAGAAEGAIDAANILKPALARGEIQCIGATTLNEYRKYIEKDAALERRFQPVFVDEPSLIETISILHGLKSLYEKHHRVTVTDKAIKAAAELSVRYVSDRSLPDKAIDLMDEASARVRMKLTTTPPEMKTMQKEIRDLQIKKEDAIVNQDYETAASFRDKEKKLKDKYVKEELEWRDKLGATVPEVNEEHIAEIVSAWTGVPVSRLVEEESARLLRMEDEIHARLIGQDDAVKLISQAVRRARAGLKDARRPIGSFIFLGPTGVGKTELARQLARFLFDNEDAIVRLDMSEFMERHTTARLVGSPPGYVGYDEGGQLTEAIRRRPYSVVLFDEIEKAHPEVFNMLLQILEDGRLADAKGKQVNFANTIVIMTSNIGVSNLQQATTSMGFQPAMPSTSQEEKEHGKMREKIMDELKKTFRPEFLNRVDAVVVFKALSPAEMRQIVDLLVIKVAQRLEEHEMKLEVTSEAKDFLAKEGYDKLYGARPLRRVIQRLIEDPLSETLLTTKFGAGDSVLVEIAEGQIKLTPIITPREPKAEKPEKPEKPPKEPVGGKGTGES